The following DNA comes from Rosa rugosa chromosome 5, drRosRugo1.1, whole genome shotgun sequence.
CATATACTAACAGATATTTTTAGGTGAAACTAAAGTGTCAGTGTAAAATGTCGAACCCCACCAAAAGCAATAATCCTGAAGAACAGTCCTCAATGTATTTTCCTTGGGATTATATAATGCCACCTCATCATACATATCATCCTCTTCCAAGATTATCAAAACTTCGTCATTCTCTAACATCCATTTAGGCTTCGGATAACATGTAAAACCCCCATATCCATGAAACATATCTGAAGGAATCTGTACAAGTTTAGTCCAAGATTTCTCGATCCCATATTCCTTCATCACCCATATTGTGTAGGCAAAACCCATATTGTAATTATGATTGTGCCGATCGTGAACATACACAAAGAGACAATTTCCCATTGTCGTTCCAATTCCCACAGAGAGCTCATGATCACATTCTTTGTCGAAAATATTGGTTAATGTAGCGACTTCCTGAAATGTCTCTTTGGCTAGATCAAAAGAGATGATTCTTGAACAGATGTTTTGCGATGTTAAAGGACAACGCTTCTCACGATTTTTAGTCTCTAACCAATTTAGAGTTCCGTTTACTAAGCACCCGTTCCCAGACAATTCGTAATGCTTTTGGCATTCAACGAGTCTCCATGAACTCGTTTTCAGAGAGAAGATGGCAATTCGAGTTGGACTTGCACTTGCACTTATAT
Coding sequences within:
- the LOC133711839 gene encoding F-box/kelch-repeat protein At3g23880-like, producing MEVILDGSLASEILVEILSRLPFQSLRQFRFVCKSWCTLISSSYFLIKHTRVTVGDRSRLKFLYGLDPPRFIHYEALLNKDGPVAPRKLVAPMCVKEDDNRYSYRLIGSCNGLICLYCEDTHEETTEEEDTTDEVIQLHLCSVDLVVWNPCTRDACRLSGPTLPTLLGSVFVGAFSGFGYDSTTQDYKVIVEFTDSDPDISASASPTRIAIFSLKTSSWRLVECQKHYELSGNGCLVNGTLNWLETKNREKRCPLTSQNICSRIISFDLAKETFQEVATLTNIFDKECDHELSVGIGTTMGNCLFVYVHDRHNHNYNMGFAYTIWVMKEYGIEKSWTKLVQIPSDMFHGYGGFTCYPKPKWMLENDEVLIILEEDDMYDEVALYNPKENTLRTVLQDYCFWWGSTFYTDTLVSPKNIC